The Salvelinus namaycush isolate Seneca chromosome 8, SaNama_1.0, whole genome shotgun sequence genome has a segment encoding these proteins:
- the LOC120051734 gene encoding cAMP-regulated phosphoprotein 19-like — MSEEIEGTRPATDEATHKEQQEIDDNVISPEKAEEVKLKARYPHLGAKPGGSDLLRKRLQKGQKFFDSGDYNMAKAKVKNKQQLPAVTPAEKAEITGDHIPTPQDIPQRKPSIVASKLAG, encoded by the exons ATGTCCGAGGAAATTGAAGGAACAAGGCCCGCCACCGATGAGGCAACCCACAAGGAACAGCAG GAGATTGATGATAACGTCATCAGTCCAGAGAAGGCAGAGGAGGTGAAACTGAAGGCCAGGTACCCTCATCTTGGAGCCAAGCCTGGAGGCTCTGACCTGCTCCGGAAACGCCTTCAGAAAGGc CAAAAGTTCTTTGACTCTGGGGACTACAACATGGCCAAGGCTAAGGTGAAGAACAAGCAGCAGCTCCCTGCAGTGACGCCGGCTGAGAAGGCAGAGATAACCGGGGACCACATCCCCACACCCCAGGACATCCCCCAGAGGAAGCCCTCTATCGTGGCTAGCAAACTGGCTGGCTGA